Part of the Dehalococcoidia bacterium genome is shown below.
CGAGGTTGCCGCTGATCACGGTCGTACCGCCGCGCACCTCGCCCGTGACGCTAGCGGTGCCGTCGATGACCACGAGGCCGCCGGTCACCGTGCCCTCGACGAAGGCATTGCCGTTGATGACGATTACGGTCTCGACCACCTCGCCTCTGGCGATGCGCACGTCGCCGCGGACGCGCAGGACGAAGCCCTCGTCCTCCTCCTGCGCCTGGGCCGGGAACGGCATCAGGGCGACCACGAGTGCCGCCAGAAAGACAGCAGTCCTCTTCATCTTCATCCTGCTCCTCCTCAGACGGAAGCGCTGCATACAACGTACTCCGGGCCGCGCCGCGCCAGTAGTGCCGGAAGGCCCGCCGCCGGGCTGCACGCCGCCCTTTATCGATTGACACCGGGCGCGCGCCATGACTAGCCTGCGCCAGACCAGGAGAGGGTGCATGGCAGGCAGGCGCGCTGGAATTCCGAGTTGGCCCAAAGAGTTCAGGGAGGTCGCCGATGGCGTTTTCGCCTACATTCAGGCGGGCGGCCCCGGGATAAGCAACCTCAACATCAGCAACGCGGGCGTGGTCCTCGGCCCGGAGACGAACGTGGCCGTCGATGCCCTGTGGGCGCCGCCCATGACTCGCGACTTCATCGAGAGCATCCGGCGGGCGAGCAACAAGCCCGTGGGCCACCTGCTTCTCACCCATCACCACGGGGACCACGTCTACGGCGCCGCCGCCTTCCGGCCTGCCGAGATCGTGAGCCACCGACGCTGCCGCGAAGTCATCTCCACCATGACTCCTCCCGACCCGGGGCGGATGCGGCAGGCCGGCTCCCCTTACGCGGACGACTTCGTCGGCCTGGAGCTGGCTCTCCCGACCCTGACCTACGAGTCTGAGATGAGCCTGTACTGCGGCGACCGCGAGGTGCGACTCCTGTATTGCGGCCCTGCCCACACTGTCGACGACACCCTCGTCTACCTGCCCAAGGAAAAGCTGCTTTTCGCCGGCGACATAGCCTTCTACTACGTCACGCCGCTCGCCTTCCAGGGCCACATCTCCGGCTGGATCAGGGCAATCGACCGCATCCAGGGCATGGAGGTCGACACGGTGGTACCGGGGCACGGCCCTGTCGGCGGAAAACGCGAACTCGCCGAAGTGCGAGAGTACCTGATGCTGGTGCGGCGGGAGGCGCGCCGCTGTTACCAGGCCGGCCTGGAC
Proteins encoded:
- a CDS encoding MBL fold metallo-hydrolase — its product is MAGRRAGIPSWPKEFREVADGVFAYIQAGGPGISNLNISNAGVVLGPETNVAVDALWAPPMTRDFIESIRRASNKPVGHLLLTHHHGDHVYGAAAFRPAEIVSHRRCREVISTMTPPDPGRMRQAGSPYADDFVGLELALPTLTYESEMSLYCGDREVRLLYCGPAHTVDDTLVYLPKEKLLFAGDIAFYYVTPLAFQGHISGWIRAIDRIQGMEVDTVVPGHGPVGGKRELAEVREYLMLVRREARRCYQAGLDEAQAAIEIRLGWFDKWVEPERLVHNVMRFYTELRGDPFAPLDAAKLRAALEVFRAKTGA